The Ancylobacter sp. WKF20 genome contains a region encoding:
- a CDS encoding phosphoglycerate kinase, translating into MSKASAFRTLDDADVAGKRVLVRVDLNVPVDAGRVTDDTRIQAVLSTIREIADKGGKVILLAHFGRPKGEDPALTLAPIAGEVVSRLGKPVAFAPATIGPVAEEAVGKLQPGDVLLLENTRFDKREEKNDPEFVAALAALGDLYVNDAFATAHRAHASTEGLAHRLPAFAGRCMQVEIEALAKALEAPERPVMAVVGGAKVSSKLELLGNLVAKVDMLVIGGGMANTFLAAQGKDVGKSLCEHDLAPTALEILDKAKAAGCEVILPVDALAATEFKAHAAHRVASVDDIKADEMMLDAGPASAANVVAKLKAAKTVVWNGPFGAFELPPFDTATVAVAQAAADLTDAGKLLSVAGGGDTVAALNHAGVAQRFTYVSTAGGAFLEWLEGKALPGVEALRR; encoded by the coding sequence ATGAGCAAGGCTTCCGCCTTCCGTACGCTCGACGACGCCGACGTCGCGGGCAAGCGCGTGCTCGTTCGCGTGGACCTCAACGTGCCGGTCGATGCCGGCCGGGTCACCGACGACACCCGCATCCAGGCCGTGCTGTCGACCATCCGCGAGATCGCGGACAAGGGCGGCAAGGTCATCCTGCTGGCCCATTTCGGCCGTCCCAAGGGCGAGGACCCGGCGCTGACGCTGGCGCCCATCGCCGGCGAGGTCGTCTCCCGCCTCGGCAAGCCCGTCGCCTTCGCCCCGGCCACCATCGGCCCGGTCGCCGAAGAGGCCGTTGGCAAGCTTCAGCCGGGCGATGTGCTGCTGCTGGAGAACACCCGCTTCGACAAGCGGGAAGAGAAGAACGACCCGGAGTTCGTCGCCGCGCTCGCCGCGCTGGGCGATCTCTATGTCAACGACGCCTTCGCCACTGCCCACCGCGCCCACGCCTCCACCGAGGGCCTCGCCCACAGACTGCCGGCCTTTGCCGGACGCTGCATGCAGGTGGAGATCGAGGCGCTGGCCAAGGCGCTGGAAGCCCCCGAGCGCCCGGTCATGGCGGTGGTCGGCGGCGCCAAGGTGTCCTCCAAGCTCGAACTGCTCGGCAACCTCGTCGCCAAGGTCGACATGCTCGTCATCGGTGGTGGCATGGCCAACACCTTCCTCGCCGCCCAGGGCAAGGATGTCGGCAAGTCGCTCTGCGAGCATGACCTCGCCCCAACGGCGCTGGAGATCCTCGACAAGGCCAAGGCGGCCGGCTGCGAGGTGATCCTGCCGGTAGACGCTCTGGCCGCCACCGAGTTCAAGGCGCACGCGGCCCATCGCGTCGCCTCGGTCGACGACATCAAGGCCGACGAGATGATGCTCGACGCCGGCCCGGCCTCCGCCGCGAACGTCGTCGCCAAGCTCAAGGCGGCCAAGACTGTCGTGTGGAACGGCCCCTTCGGCGCCTTCGAGCTGCCGCCCTTCGACACCGCAACGGTCGCGGTGGCGCAGGCGGCGGCCGATCTGACGGACGCGGGCAAGCTGCTGTCGGTCGCCGGCGGCGGCGACACCGTGGCCGCCCTGAACCATGCCGGGGTGGCGCAGCGTTTCACCTATGTATCCACCGCCGGTGGCGCCTTCCTCGAATGGCTCGAGGGTAAGGCGCTGCCGGGTGTCGAGGCGCTACGGCGCTAA
- a CDS encoding class I fructose-bisphosphate aldolase has translation MTASLEEVAYKLAAGGKGILAADESSSTIKKRFDAIGVESTFENRRDYREMLFRSDEAMTKYISGVILFDETIRQKAKDGTPLTELIAKAGSIPGIKVDAGARPQPGCPGETITEGLDGLGERFKEYYDLGARFAKWRAVIDIGPHIPSYTSILANAQALARYAALAQAAGIVPIVEPEVLMDGDHDIDRCYEVTEWVLKEVFQQLFYGRVKLEGTVLKPNMVIAGKKSGKQASVEEVAEKTVRCLKNCVPTAIPSVAFLSGGQSDEEATAHLDAMIRGGGLPWNLTFSYGRALQAAPQKAWSGKPENIAAGQAAFTHRAKMNYLAALGQWTPEIEQKKAA, from the coding sequence ATGACGGCTAGCCTCGAAGAGGTCGCGTATAAACTGGCAGCAGGTGGCAAGGGGATCCTCGCCGCCGACGAAAGCTCGAGCACCATCAAGAAGCGTTTCGACGCGATCGGGGTCGAATCGACCTTCGAGAACCGTCGCGACTATCGCGAGATGCTGTTCCGCTCCGACGAGGCGATGACGAAGTATATTTCCGGCGTCATCCTGTTCGACGAGACGATCCGGCAGAAGGCGAAGGACGGCACGCCGCTGACCGAGCTGATCGCGAAGGCAGGCTCCATTCCCGGCATCAAGGTCGATGCCGGCGCGCGGCCCCAGCCCGGTTGCCCCGGCGAGACCATCACCGAGGGCCTCGACGGCCTCGGCGAGCGCTTCAAGGAATATTACGACCTCGGCGCCCGCTTCGCGAAGTGGCGCGCGGTGATTGATATCGGGCCGCACATCCCGAGCTACACCTCGATCCTCGCCAACGCCCAGGCCCTCGCCCGCTATGCGGCGCTGGCCCAGGCCGCCGGCATCGTGCCGATCGTCGAGCCGGAAGTCCTCATGGACGGCGACCACGACATCGACCGCTGCTACGAGGTCACCGAGTGGGTGCTGAAGGAAGTCTTCCAGCAGCTCTTCTACGGCCGCGTGAAGCTCGAAGGCACCGTGCTGAAGCCGAACATGGTCATCGCCGGCAAGAAGTCGGGCAAGCAGGCCTCGGTCGAGGAAGTGGCGGAAAAGACCGTGCGCTGCCTCAAGAACTGCGTGCCGACCGCCATTCCGAGCGTCGCCTTCCTGTCGGGTGGCCAGTCGGATGAGGAGGCCACCGCCCATCTCGACGCGATGATCCGCGGCGGCGGGCTGCCGTGGAACCTCACCTTCTCCTATGGCCGCGCCCTGCAGGCCGCGCCGCAGAAGGCGTGGTCGGGCAAGCCCGAAAACATCGCCGCCGGCCAGGCCGCCTTTACCCACCGCGCGAAGATGAACTATCTCGCCGCGCTCGGTCAGTGGACGCCCGAGATCGAGCAGAAGAAGGCGGCCTGA